The Enterobacter oligotrophicus sequence GCTTCGATCGCGGCGAATATTCGACAGTGATGGCATTAACCGCAATGGTCAGTATGGCCGTCTCTTTCTCAACACCGTTTGCACTGAATATCTTTCGCCAGCGCACGCTGATGCTCACCTCGCAGACGCTGTTCCTGGCCGCGGGTGTGATTCTGGCAACCGCCAGCTCACACGCGATTATGCTGGCCGGTATCACGCTGATCTGCGCCGGGTTCTCAGTTGGGTTTGGCGTAGCAATGAGCCAGGCACTTGGTCCGTTCTCGCTGCGCGCGGGCGTGGCAAGTTCGGTACTGGGCATCGCACAGGTCTGCGGTTCGTCGCTGTGGATTTGGCTGGCAGCGGTAATCGGCCTTAACGCGCTGAATATGCTGATCGGGATACTGATTGGCTGTAGCATGGTCTGCATCACCTTACTTATGGTCATCCATCCCGCAGCGCATTATGAAGAAGCCCATCAGCAGTCTCGATCTTAACCTTTTGCTTTGCCTTCAGCTTTTGCTGCAGGAGCGCAGCGTTACCAAAGCCGCGAAACGGATGAACGTGACGCCGTCTGCGGTGAGTAAATCGCTGGCCAAACTGCGTGACTGGTTCGACGACCCGCTGTTTGTGAAAACGCCGTTAGGGTTATTGCCAACGCCGCTGACGGTAAGCCTGGAGCAGGATCTGGCAGACTGGATGCAGATTGGCAACCAGATCCTCGATAAATTCCATCACGACTCACCGGGCGGACTAAAGTTTGAGCTGGCAGCGGAAACGCCGCTGATGCTGATACGGTTTAACGATCTGCTGGAAAAGGTAAACCAGCGCTACCCGCAGGCCACGGTGAAGATGCGCCACTGGGACTATGACTCACTGGACGCCATTACGCGCGGGGAAGTGGATCTCGGCTTTACCGGGCGTGAAACACACCCGCGCTCACGCGAGTTGCTGAAGCTGATGCCGTGGTTTATCGACTACGAAATCCTGTTTAGTGACCGCCCGTGCGTCTACCTGCGCGAAGACCATCCGGCTCTTCAGGAGGAGTGGGATCTGGAGACGTTTCTGCGCTACCCGCATATCAGCATCTTCTGGGAGCGCAGCGACACCTGGGCGCTTGATGAGGTGCTAAAAGAGATGGGGCGTGAGCGAAATATTGCCATGAGCCTGCCTGGTTTCGAGCAGTCGATGTTTATGGCAGCGCAGCCCGGCCATAATTACATTGCTACCGCACCGCACTACTGCCATCACTATAATCAACTCCACCAGCGGAAGTTGATCACCCTCCCCATTCCCATCGATGAAGCGCAGGCAGAGAAGCTGACCGTACCCTTTACGCTGATCTGGCATAAACGGAACAGCCACAATCCTAAAATCGTCTGGCTGCGCGAGACGATTAAGGCGCTGTACGCTGCTTCAGGTCCTGTTTTTGCCTAAGAAAATGTAAAGTTCGGTCCTCAGGCTTCTCTTACGGCCATTTACTGATTAAAACAGGAGCTAAGTTGAGCGATAATAATGTAACCGTTTAACTAACAACGACCATTATCAAGGAGCGACAAATGGCTACGCACTTTGCACGAGGGATGCTGACAGAAGGGCGTCTCGTATCGGCCAGAATGTCTTCGGCCTGTCACAGTGAAGCGCTCAAGCTGCCGGAACATCGCAGGACGCGGTTTTTGGCTTCCCGAGCGCTCCTCGCAGAACTGATGTTTATGCTCTATGGCACCAGTGAATTGCCGGATATCATCACCCAGCCGGAAGGTCGCCCGGTCTTTGCGGACCCGGAGCTTCCACGCTTTTCCATCGCCTATACCGGCAATATTGTTGGCGTTGCGCTTACCACCGAAGGCGACTGCGGGCTGGATCTGGAACTTCAGCGCGCCACGCATGGTTTCCTCGGCGCAAACCCGCACGATGATTACCCGCTCTCCAGCAATGAAAAACTGTGGGTGCGCAACCAGAACGATCCCATTGAGGCCAGAGCCCAACTCATCACCCTGCGCCAAAGCATTCGCAAACTCTGTGGCTGCGCGTCAGACGACGCCAGCCTGTTACAGCTGCTTCCAGGCTCCGGACGCCTGCGCGCCGCTAAAGCAGCGCTGGTGGAAGCGCTCAGCGACGCAGAGGACGTATTGATCTGGTCTGTAGCCGTCACTCCCGCCATTGA is a genomic window containing:
- a CDS encoding 4'-phosphopantetheinyl transferase family protein; its protein translation is MATHFARGMLTEGRLVSARMSSACHSEALKLPEHRRTRFLASRALLAELMFMLYGTSELPDIITQPEGRPVFADPELPRFSIAYTGNIVGVALTTEGDCGLDLELQRATHGFLGANPHDDYPLSSNEKLWVRNQNDPIEARAQLITLRQSIRKLCGCASDDASLLQLLPGSGRLRAAKAALVEALSDAEDVLIWSVAVTPAIERLKIWEFDSKRGWRSLPDVPERANEPAARLMRLTSLPAEKAFTLS
- the yidZ gene encoding HTH-type transcriptional regulator YidZ codes for the protein MKKPISSLDLNLLLCLQLLLQERSVTKAAKRMNVTPSAVSKSLAKLRDWFDDPLFVKTPLGLLPTPLTVSLEQDLADWMQIGNQILDKFHHDSPGGLKFELAAETPLMLIRFNDLLEKVNQRYPQATVKMRHWDYDSLDAITRGEVDLGFTGRETHPRSRELLKLMPWFIDYEILFSDRPCVYLREDHPALQEEWDLETFLRYPHISIFWERSDTWALDEVLKEMGRERNIAMSLPGFEQSMFMAAQPGHNYIATAPHYCHHYNQLHQRKLITLPIPIDEAQAEKLTVPFTLIWHKRNSHNPKIVWLRETIKALYAASGPVFA